One window of the Nicotiana tabacum cultivar K326 chromosome 4, ASM71507v2, whole genome shotgun sequence genome contains the following:
- the LOC107783237 gene encoding glucan endo-1,3-beta-glucosidase 8-like — MGKLLVLVTLLVFLGHNVEGLGVNWGDISSHKLPPKDVVKMLQENGIKKVKLFNNDETTLNALAGTGIEVMIGISNQLLKDLVNPDVATKWVKENVTRFDPKSPKGVNITLIGVGNEPFLRDYKDTLTNVTGPALENIQNALNDAGLGDTTKATVPLNADVYLSPSWNPVPSAGFFRADIVDPLNYILKVLDKNKAPFMVNIYPFLSLFYGNGAFPFDYAFFDGVTNPLKDKDGIEYTNCFDANLDTCAAALAGAGYPNMTIMVGEMGWPTDGNPYANVTLADKFYKGFVSYLAKGKGSPRRPGYLEAYLFALFDEDRKSTLPGNFETHWGIYYDDGTPKFPLDLSGKNKTSLVPVPNVEKLPKKWCVVKPDVKNFTGLMSYACDRADCTPLTNGSSCQNLSDADKASYALNAYFQNQEQKDGSCDFEGKATVTTKDPSQGACNFTVGFKSRTPLAPSPSPLPSSDHSSSSDAKAPSSSSASPKPLAFASSMGVVFLLSLFFM, encoded by the exons atggGAAAGCTTTTGGTCCTAGTAACATTGTTGGTGTTTTTGGGGCACAATGTGGAAGGACTCGGGGTGAACTGGGGTGACATCTCCTCCCACAAGTTGCCTCCTAAGGATGTGGTCAAAATGTTGCAAGAAAATGGCATTAAGAAGGTGAAGCTTTTCAATAACGATGAGACCACCTTGAATGCCTTGGCAGGAACTGGCATTGAGGTCATGATTGGCATCTCCAATCAACTCCTCAAGGATTTGGTCAATCCTGATGTAGCCACGAAATGGGTCAAAGAAAACGTCACTCGTTTCGATCCAAAGTCTCCTAAAGGTGTTAATATCAC GCTTATAGGTGTTGGTAATGAGCCATTCTTAAGAGATTACAAGGACACATTGACAAATGTAACAGGGCCAGCATTGGAGAACATCCAAAATGCACTGAATGACGCTGGACTTGGTGACACCACCAAGGCAACTGTACCTCTAAATGCTGATGTTTACTTGTCACCAAGCTGGAATCCTGTCCCTTCTGCTGGCTTTTTCCGCGCTGACATCGTTGATCCACTCAACTACATTCTTAAAGTCTTGGACAAGAACAAAGCTCCTTTCATGGTCAACATTTATCCTTTCCTTAGTCTTTTCTATGGAAATGGTGCCTTCCCCTTCGACTATGCCTTCTTTGATGGTGTCACCAATCCTCTCAAGGACAAAGATGGCATCGAGTACACCAATTGCTTTGATGCCAATCTTGACACTTGTGCAGCTGCTCTTGCTGGTGCAGGATATCCCAACATGACCATTATGGTAGGAGAAATGGGATGGCCTACAGATGGCAACCCTTATGCCAATGTTACATTGGCCGACAAGTTTTACAAAGGATTTGTATCATATCTCGCAAAAGGAAAAGGCAGCCCCCGTCGCCCTGGCTACCTCGAGGCTTACCTATTTGCCTTATTTGATGAGGATAGGAAGAGCACGCTCCCTGGAAACTTTGAGACACACTGGGGGATCTACTACGACGATGGCACACCAAAATTCCCTCTTGATCTGTCCGGCAAGAACAAGACTAGTCTCGTGCCTGTGCCAAACGTTGAGAAACTCCCCAAGAAATGGTGTGTGGTAAAGCCAGATGTTAAGAACTTTACAGGCCTTATGTCATATGCTTGTGACCGTGCAGATTGTACACCTCTTACTAATGGATCATCTTGCCAAAACCTTAGCGACGCTGACAAGGCATCATATGCACTGAATGCCTATTTCCAAAACCAGGAACAGAAAGATGGGAGCTGTGATTTTGAAGGCAAGGCAACAGTGACCACAAAGGATCCATCTCAAGGGGCTTGCAACTTCACCGTTGGCTTCAAGTCACGTACTCCTCTTGCTCCTTCTCCTTCACCTTTGCCTTCTTCCGATCACTCATCGTCTTCAGATGCTAAGGCTCCTTCCTCATCATCTGCTTCTCCAAAACCTTTGGCCTTTGCTTCTTCTATGGGAGTCGTTTTTCTTCTTTCACTATTTTTCATGTAG